Proteins encoded by one window of Carassius auratus strain Wakin chromosome 24, ASM336829v1, whole genome shotgun sequence:
- the LOC113042541 gene encoding protein phosphatase 1 regulatory subunit 17-like: protein MSTDCVRSLSDKAEHTLTMHEHLYGKAEMDNQKHSSKEHQQDKPGQKKPRRKDTPVLNSPPLIPGVRLMKTEAQMIHQEDEEKEMTK from the exons ATGTCCACTGACTGTGTGAGGTCACTCTCAGACAAAGCCGAACACACACTCACCATGCACGAACATCTCT ATGGGAAGGCTGAAATGGACAACCAGAAACACAGCTCCAAGGAACATCAGCAGGACAAACCGGGACAGAAGAAACCCCGCAGAAAAGACACTCCGGTACTCAACAGCCCTCCACTCATACCAG GCGTGAGACTGATGAAGACAGAGGCTCAAATGATTCATCAGGAGGATGAGGAGAAGGAGATGACGAAGTAG